One part of the Sorangiineae bacterium MSr11954 genome encodes these proteins:
- a CDS encoding NAD-dependent epimerase/dehydratase family protein: MNVLITGASGFLGSHVAEQLSLGGHSVRALVRRTSNRKFLESLSNVELVYGAVEEADKVEAAADGVDAIVHAAGIVKARNREEFHAINVGGTQNVIAAAKKQAGKIRRVVYVSSLEACGPSVNGDPIDADQQNPITAYGRSKLEAERAIQAVKDELPVVTLRPTGIYGPRDVEIFEVFKAVQRRVLPITGDGSAKVTFTYATDCAKAIIRAIEADIPSGRSYFITDGKIYVQREAMEEVERAIGKRAIIRKGLPLGVISAVALGVETYGKFANKAVMLTREKANMLAQPYWVCSTDNAMADLGWKPEVDWAEGTRRTVKWYRENGWL, translated from the coding sequence ATGAACGTACTCATTACGGGGGCCAGCGGTTTTCTCGGCAGCCATGTGGCGGAGCAGCTCTCGCTCGGGGGCCACTCCGTGCGCGCGCTGGTCCGGCGCACGTCGAACCGAAAGTTCCTCGAGTCGCTCTCCAACGTGGAGCTCGTGTACGGCGCCGTGGAGGAGGCCGACAAGGTGGAGGCCGCCGCCGACGGCGTCGATGCGATCGTGCACGCGGCGGGCATCGTCAAGGCGCGCAATCGGGAGGAGTTTCACGCCATCAACGTGGGCGGCACCCAGAACGTGATCGCGGCCGCGAAGAAGCAAGCGGGGAAGATCCGCCGCGTCGTCTACGTCTCGAGCTTGGAGGCGTGCGGCCCCTCGGTGAACGGCGATCCCATCGACGCCGACCAGCAAAACCCGATCACCGCGTATGGCCGCTCCAAGCTGGAGGCCGAACGAGCGATTCAAGCCGTCAAAGACGAGCTCCCCGTCGTCACCCTGCGCCCCACGGGCATCTACGGCCCGCGCGACGTCGAAATCTTCGAGGTCTTCAAGGCCGTGCAGCGCCGGGTGCTGCCCATCACGGGCGACGGCAGCGCCAAGGTCACCTTCACGTACGCGACCGACTGCGCCAAGGCCATCATCCGCGCCATCGAGGCGGACATCCCCAGCGGCCGGAGCTACTTCATCACCGACGGCAAGATCTACGTGCAGCGCGAGGCGATGGAAGAGGTCGAACGCGCCATCGGCAAGCGCGCCATCATCCGCAAAGGCCTCCCCCTCGGCGTCATCAGCGCCGTGGCCCTCGGCGTCGAAACCTACGGGAAGTTCGCCAACAAAGCCGTGATGCTCACGCGCGAAAAGGCGAACATGCTGGCGCAGCCTTACTGGGTCTGCAGCACCGACAACGCCATGGCCGACTTGGGCTGGAAGCCCGAGGTCGACTGGGCCGAGGGCACCCGGCGCACCGTCAAGTGGTACCGCGAAAACGGCTGGCTATGA